One Burkholderia pyrrocinia DNA segment encodes these proteins:
- a CDS encoding MFS transporter yields the protein MTTGDTQYRPARAWSIAIMLALMMLVNFLDKVALGLVSVPMMRELHLSPTQFGLIGGSLNWLFAVAAIAGGIAANRWPAKWLLFGMAAAWSVLQLPMLVAGSIWVVIACRVLLGAGEGPASPVAVHALYKWFPDVWRNLPVALLHQGSALGMLIAGLSIPVVTSHWGWRANFAVLALLGALWCVAWAMFGEEGTLVRGGRAAGTAGDERVPYGLLLTDRTVIGNFLGHFAANWILAMSLTWMPAYLQLGLGFEPHAAGRMFALFVAVTSPLSLGLAWLSQTLLARGVPSRYGRGVFVAVTLAIAGLMLAALVLPDLPRAVKLALLTCGSGMTLTMYSIGPAMLAEVTPDAQRGGVLALSNGFASLAGLGAPIVTGMLIDATGASTARGFEQASFVCGVVLVLCGLLGALCLDPQRSLRRLAQRPSDMPGAMRGSRG from the coding sequence ATGACGACAGGCGACACGCAATACCGTCCGGCCCGCGCATGGTCGATCGCGATCATGCTCGCGCTGATGATGCTGGTGAATTTTCTCGACAAGGTGGCGCTCGGGCTCGTGTCGGTGCCGATGATGCGCGAGCTGCATCTGAGCCCGACGCAGTTCGGCCTGATCGGCGGCAGCCTCAACTGGCTGTTCGCGGTCGCGGCTATCGCGGGCGGCATCGCCGCGAACCGCTGGCCGGCGAAGTGGCTGCTGTTCGGGATGGCGGCCGCATGGTCGGTGCTGCAGTTGCCGATGCTGGTCGCGGGGTCGATCTGGGTCGTGATCGCGTGCCGCGTGCTGCTCGGCGCCGGCGAAGGGCCCGCGTCGCCGGTCGCCGTGCATGCGCTCTACAAGTGGTTTCCGGATGTGTGGCGCAACCTGCCGGTCGCGCTGCTGCATCAGGGCAGCGCGCTCGGCATGCTGATCGCGGGTCTGTCGATTCCGGTCGTGACGTCGCACTGGGGCTGGCGCGCGAACTTCGCGGTGCTCGCGCTGCTCGGTGCGCTGTGGTGCGTTGCGTGGGCCATGTTCGGCGAGGAGGGCACGCTCGTGCGCGGCGGCCGTGCGGCAGGCACGGCAGGCGATGAGCGCGTGCCGTACGGGCTGCTGCTGACCGATCGCACGGTGATCGGCAATTTCCTCGGGCATTTCGCGGCGAACTGGATCCTGGCGATGAGCCTCACGTGGATGCCGGCCTATCTGCAGCTCGGGCTCGGCTTCGAGCCGCATGCGGCCGGGCGGATGTTCGCGCTGTTCGTGGCTGTCACGTCGCCGCTGAGCCTCGGACTCGCGTGGCTGTCGCAGACGCTGCTCGCGCGCGGTGTGCCGTCGCGTTACGGGCGCGGCGTATTCGTCGCGGTGACGCTCGCGATTGCGGGGCTGATGCTGGCGGCGCTTGTGCTGCCGGACCTGCCGCGTGCGGTAAAGCTCGCGTTGCTGACCTGCGGCAGCGGAATGACGCTGACGATGTATTCGATTGGCCCGGCGATGCTCGCCGAAGTCACGCCCGACGCGCAGCGCGGCGGCGTGCTCGCGCTCAGCAATGGCTTCGCGTCGCTCGCGGGCCTCGGCGCGCCGATCGTGACGGGGATGCTGATCGACGCGACCGGCGCGTCGACCGCACGCGGCTTCGAGCAAGCGAGCTTCGTATGCGGCGTGGTCCTCGTGTTGTGCGGGTTGCTCGGCGCGCTGTGTCTCGATCCGCAGCGTTCGCTGCGTCGTCTGGCGCAACGGCCGAGCGACATGCCGGGCGCGATGCGCGGGTCGCGCGGCTAG
- a CDS encoding CaiB/BaiF CoA transferase family protein yields MTAHDGMRGPWLTENGDAPAWSCLNGVRIVDAGQLLPGPHACALLRQLGADVIKVEPPGGDALRQFGQDTFAQFNRGKRSIVLDLKTPDGRARFLDLVSDADAVVEGNRPGAMARLGLDYDALARANPRVVLCSITGYGQNGPYANRPGHDLNFLADAGYWSVPAQLHDTIARPRVRLADHAAALHAALALAVAVMSARANGIGQHLDVSIHDAIFAWIAPAAWALRTGRDAPDGARWVMPDNDLFETADGRHIVLATLEDKFWAAFADALGDAYPALREPCFAQRAGRQRHRQALGALLRTLFATRTQDDWMRALGALGLPVSRVPEPGAVFDDPHVRARGVAREVAADRTLAVRFPVKFSLGLPDGDDRVPGVGEDGV; encoded by the coding sequence ATGACGGCGCACGACGGCATGCGCGGTCCCTGGCTGACCGAAAACGGCGATGCGCCGGCCTGGTCGTGCCTGAACGGCGTGCGCATCGTCGATGCGGGCCAGCTGCTGCCCGGGCCGCATGCGTGCGCGCTGCTGCGCCAGCTCGGCGCCGACGTGATCAAGGTCGAGCCGCCGGGCGGCGACGCGTTGCGGCAGTTCGGTCAGGACACGTTCGCGCAGTTCAACCGCGGCAAGCGCTCGATCGTGCTCGACTTGAAGACGCCGGACGGACGCGCGCGCTTTCTCGATCTCGTGAGCGATGCCGATGCGGTGGTCGAAGGCAACCGGCCCGGCGCGATGGCGCGGCTCGGGCTCGATTACGACGCGCTGGCCCGCGCGAATCCACGCGTCGTGCTGTGCTCGATCACCGGATACGGGCAGAACGGCCCGTACGCGAACCGTCCCGGTCACGACCTGAACTTTCTTGCAGACGCCGGTTACTGGTCGGTTCCCGCGCAGCTTCACGACACGATCGCGCGGCCGCGGGTGCGGCTCGCGGACCATGCGGCCGCGCTGCACGCGGCGCTCGCGCTCGCCGTGGCCGTGATGAGCGCGCGCGCGAACGGGATCGGCCAGCATCTCGACGTATCGATCCACGACGCGATTTTCGCGTGGATCGCGCCGGCCGCCTGGGCGTTGCGCACGGGCCGCGATGCACCGGACGGCGCGCGCTGGGTGATGCCCGACAACGACCTGTTCGAGACTGCCGACGGCCGACACATCGTGCTGGCGACACTCGAGGACAAGTTCTGGGCGGCGTTCGCGGATGCGCTCGGCGATGCGTATCCGGCGCTGCGCGAGCCGTGCTTCGCGCAGCGCGCGGGCCGGCAGCGACACCGGCAGGCGCTTGGCGCGCTGTTGCGCACGCTGTTCGCGACGCGCACGCAGGACGACTGGATGCGTGCGCTCGGTGCGCTCGGGCTGCCCGTGTCGCGCGTGCCGGAACCCGGCGCGGTATTCGACGATCCGCACGTACGCGCACGCGGCGTCGCGCGCGAGGTGGCGGCCGACCGGACGCTCGCGGTGCGCTTCCCGGTGAAGTTCTCGCTCGGGCTGCCGGACGGCGACGACCGCGTGCCGGGCGTCGGCGAGGACGGCGTGTAG
- a CDS encoding BON domain-containing protein: MRTSSQLVAALLTAACCTIAAHAQSDAASATAPSSAPMQESAQAPASAGLSPAQRKAADRKLQRRVSTTLARTKNLNATRILVRVLDGNVTLAGSVTDTNQVNLAAAVARRIDGVASVSNLLRIDGQQP; the protein is encoded by the coding sequence ATGCGTACTTCATCCCAACTTGTCGCGGCGCTACTCACGGCCGCATGCTGCACCATCGCCGCCCATGCGCAATCCGACGCCGCGAGCGCGACGGCCCCGTCATCGGCGCCCATGCAGGAATCCGCGCAGGCGCCTGCGTCGGCCGGCCTGTCGCCGGCGCAACGCAAGGCAGCCGACCGCAAGCTGCAACGCCGCGTCAGCACGACGCTCGCGCGTACCAAAAACCTGAACGCGACGCGCATCCTGGTGCGGGTGCTCGACGGCAACGTGACGCTGGCCGGCTCGGTCACGGATACGAACCAGGTGAATCTCGCGGCGGCGGTCGCGCGGCGCATCGACGGTGTCGCGTCGGTTTCGAACCTGTTGCGCATCGACGGCCAGCAGCCCTGA
- a CDS encoding serine hydrolase domain-containing protein — MRIHRRFPATRRTRRLAGTFVLAGGLALAAPLATAAPAAADVATPGMMQGFPPPADQAVNNANAFTPARLRWALGNTRLVAPTAGIRHAAAPTPLPEQPAPGLDALPVTIGGETLTLDAYLLATHTDGFIVLQRGRIVYERYFDGFRPDQPHAWASMTKSVTGLLAAQMIESGVLASDAPLSRVVPELADTPFGSATLQQNLDMEVPTAYTPGVPPDLGLFGAVGLVPHREGAPSSIVDFLQTVRRVPDVAPGSTWFYQNGSPEAVAWAMQRATGQSWSALVERWLWRDFAEDDAYVAVDRNAMAMASGGLYTTLRDAARFAERVRTGFGGKSGTLPAATIRAALQPAHNAALFAKGNVVPGKDGYAYRDYWYQVNDGDGSFAAAGRFGQSILVDPKAALTIVKFSSSPDFAPRALESHGDASRPRAALERGDALSAVARAVAERLR; from the coding sequence ATGCGAATTCATCGACGCTTTCCTGCTACCCGGCGCACCCGCCGGCTGGCCGGCACCTTCGTGCTGGCGGGTGGGCTCGCGCTCGCGGCGCCCCTCGCGACTGCTGCGCCCGCCGCGGCCGACGTCGCCACGCCGGGCATGATGCAGGGCTTCCCGCCGCCGGCCGACCAGGCCGTTAACAACGCGAACGCGTTCACGCCTGCGCGCCTGCGCTGGGCGTTGGGCAACACGCGGCTGGTCGCGCCGACGGCCGGCATCCGGCACGCGGCCGCGCCGACGCCGCTCCCCGAACAACCGGCGCCCGGTCTCGACGCGCTGCCCGTGACGATCGGCGGCGAAACGCTGACGCTCGACGCGTACCTGCTCGCGACCCATACCGACGGCTTCATCGTTCTGCAGCGCGGGCGGATCGTCTACGAGCGGTATTTCGACGGCTTTCGGCCCGACCAGCCGCACGCGTGGGCGTCGATGACGAAATCGGTGACGGGCCTGCTGGCCGCGCAGATGATCGAATCGGGCGTGCTCGCGTCAGACGCGCCGCTGTCGCGCGTGGTGCCGGAGCTTGCCGACACGCCGTTCGGCAGTGCGACGCTGCAGCAGAACCTGGACATGGAAGTGCCCACCGCCTATACGCCGGGCGTGCCGCCCGATCTCGGCCTGTTCGGCGCCGTCGGGCTGGTGCCGCACCGCGAAGGCGCGCCGTCCAGCATCGTCGACTTCCTGCAGACCGTGCGGCGCGTGCCGGACGTGGCGCCGGGCAGCACGTGGTTCTACCAGAACGGCTCGCCGGAAGCCGTCGCGTGGGCGATGCAGCGCGCGACGGGGCAGTCGTGGAGCGCACTGGTCGAGCGGTGGCTGTGGCGCGATTTCGCGGAAGACGATGCGTATGTTGCCGTGGATCGCAACGCGATGGCGATGGCGAGCGGCGGGCTGTATACGACGCTGCGCGATGCCGCGCGCTTCGCGGAACGCGTGCGTACCGGATTCGGCGGTAAGTCGGGTACGCTGCCTGCCGCGACGATTCGCGCGGCGCTGCAGCCTGCGCACAACGCGGCGCTGTTCGCGAAGGGCAACGTCGTTCCCGGCAAGGACGGCTATGCGTATCGCGACTACTGGTATCAGGTGAACGACGGCGACGGCTCGTTCGCGGCGGCGGGGCGGTTCGGCCAGTCGATCCTCGTCGATCCGAAGGCCGCGCTGACGATCGTCAAGTTCTCGTCGTCGCCGGACTTCGCGCCGCGTGCGCTCGAGTCGCACGGCGACGCGTCGCGGCCGCGTGCCGCGCTCGAACGCGGCGACGCGTTGAGCGCAGTGGCGCGCGCGGTCGCGGAGCGGCTGCGGTAA
- a CDS encoding LysR family transcriptional regulator, with the protein MDTRDLEYLLAVERHGSIGKAADALGLSQPALTKAVQRLETQVGVTLFERTASGMTPTPAGARFVARAQRIALEFDDAMQEMRAIRGGEQGVVRIGYSPTVPNALVLGACRQLIGERPAAKLRLRCRLARELLDLLAAGELDLVVAPAPQQPDATLARVELFRDRLSVLADAAHPLQRKRGLTLADLADQEWLLPEATLPVRRQIDDAFRARGLAGPRLRVETDFGSTSLLHLLRGTPLLCVGGTEALDQLDGLRALDLLPGELDLGRCIAAMHRAGAYLPPLVQRIVALLQARVK; encoded by the coding sequence ATGGATACGCGCGATCTGGAATACCTGCTGGCCGTCGAACGGCACGGCAGCATCGGCAAGGCCGCCGACGCGTTGGGCCTGTCGCAGCCGGCGCTGACCAAGGCCGTGCAGCGGCTGGAGACGCAGGTCGGCGTGACCCTGTTCGAACGAACCGCAAGCGGCATGACGCCGACGCCGGCCGGAGCGCGGTTCGTCGCGCGCGCGCAGCGGATCGCGCTCGAATTCGACGATGCGATGCAGGAGATGCGCGCGATCCGCGGCGGCGAACAGGGCGTCGTGCGGATCGGCTACTCGCCGACCGTGCCGAATGCGCTCGTGCTCGGCGCGTGCCGGCAACTGATCGGCGAGCGGCCGGCCGCGAAGCTGCGGCTGCGCTGCCGGCTCGCGCGCGAGCTACTCGACCTGCTCGCGGCCGGCGAGCTCGATCTCGTCGTGGCACCCGCGCCGCAGCAGCCGGACGCGACGCTCGCGCGCGTCGAGCTGTTCCGCGACCGCCTGTCGGTGCTCGCCGACGCAGCGCATCCGCTGCAGCGCAAGCGCGGCCTCACGCTCGCCGATCTCGCCGACCAGGAATGGCTGCTGCCCGAGGCGACGCTGCCCGTGCGGCGCCAGATCGACGACGCATTCCGCGCGCGCGGCCTGGCGGGCCCGCGCCTGCGCGTCGAAACGGATTTCGGCAGCACGTCGCTGCTGCACCTGCTGCGCGGCACGCCGCTGCTGTGCGTCGGCGGGACCGAGGCGCTCGATCAGCTCGACGGGCTGCGCGCGCTCGACCTGCTGCCCGGCGAACTCGACCTGGGACGGTGCATCGCCGCGATGCATCGAGCGGGCGCATACCTGCCGCCGCTGGTGCAACGCATCGTCGCGTTGCTGCAGGCGCGCGTGAAATAG
- a CDS encoding porin, giving the protein MRRMMIAALIGALSGAVHAQSSVTLFGRIGGGVRWVNGLPGGSQVGFNNNIIAGNEFGIRGKEDLGGGLKALFVLDGAFNSGTGALKTSGTLFSQAAYVGLSGDFGRVTLGRQFNAAEDLGIALDPLGGRGQSLAVEPGVLFDGNFFTLDSRFNNTIKYLGQAGGLRVGASYSPGGVAGSSHAGMSYSAAAMYTFADLMGGVSYAKTYSPDGTQAAQTIQTGGTLQLGRARFYLSYASLNVTANKAGAPSRRDDIPSFGVVVQPLPSVQLSAAAFYDRARNLGNVRNADGHKLTAYAIAEYFLSKRTELYVEVDRNGMTGAYMRDPVTISALNLRRGASATTGVSIGLMTQF; this is encoded by the coding sequence ATGAGAAGGATGATGATAGCGGCGCTGATCGGCGCGCTTTCGGGGGCCGTGCACGCGCAGTCCAGCGTGACGCTGTTCGGCCGGATCGGCGGCGGCGTGCGCTGGGTGAACGGCTTGCCGGGCGGCAGTCAGGTCGGCTTCAACAACAACATCATCGCCGGCAACGAGTTCGGCATTCGCGGCAAGGAGGATCTCGGCGGCGGGCTGAAGGCACTGTTCGTGCTCGATGGCGCGTTCAACAGCGGTACCGGCGCGCTCAAGACCTCGGGCACGCTGTTTTCGCAGGCCGCGTATGTCGGCCTTTCGGGTGATTTCGGCCGCGTGACGCTCGGCCGCCAGTTCAACGCGGCCGAGGATCTCGGCATCGCACTCGATCCGCTCGGCGGTCGCGGGCAGTCGCTCGCGGTCGAACCGGGCGTCCTGTTCGACGGCAACTTCTTCACGCTCGATTCACGTTTCAACAACACGATCAAGTATCTCGGGCAGGCCGGCGGGCTGCGGGTCGGCGCGAGCTATTCGCCGGGCGGCGTCGCGGGCAGCTCGCACGCGGGCATGAGCTACTCGGCCGCCGCGATGTATACGTTTGCCGACCTGATGGGCGGCGTGTCGTACGCGAAGACGTACAGCCCCGACGGAACGCAAGCGGCACAGACGATCCAGACGGGCGGCACGCTGCAGCTCGGCCGCGCGCGCTTCTACCTGAGCTATGCGTCGCTGAACGTGACCGCGAACAAGGCCGGTGCGCCGTCGCGGCGCGATGACATCCCGTCGTTCGGCGTCGTCGTGCAGCCGCTGCCGTCGGTGCAACTGAGCGCGGCCGCGTTCTACGACCGCGCGCGCAATCTCGGCAACGTGCGGAACGCGGACGGCCACAAGCTGACGGCCTATGCGATCGCCGAGTACTTCCTGTCGAAGCGCACCGAACTGTATGTGGAAGTCGATCGCAACGGGATGACGGGCGCGTACATGCGCGACCCCGTGACGATCTCGGCGTTGAACCTGCGGCGCGGTGCGAGCGCGACGACCGGTGTGTCGATCGGCCTGATGACGCAGTTCTGA
- a CDS encoding acyl-CoA dehydrogenase family protein, translated as MFDHLDRPEFVALRAAVLRFVDDELRPIERELGLDSEDVWPRDVLRRVWQRSAALGFYTASLPVQIGGQGLSIAEVCALKADLAACGAALAPHVLGELGGPPRVGNMLKHATPAQLERYFKPVMRGEKSTCFALTEPHSGSDALSIRTTAVEDGDSLVIKGTKHYISGAPFADFAIVMCVTDAAATPPQITAVLVDLDLPGVTVEHEYVPMSGQHIDADIRFDNVRVPRENVFGGIGNGFKLGMSRINVNRLLHCPTMLGLAMSAYRASLDYARTRRQFGGPIARFQAIQHMLADMAAALWACESMIAHTAALADAGADLRMAAAACKLFVSERCFEVADKAVQIHGNVGVTRGHPVEQTFRKLRMFRILTGTSEIQRNTIAKAILEPAGAGRDA; from the coding sequence ATGTTCGATCACCTGGATCGCCCCGAATTCGTCGCGCTGCGCGCGGCCGTGCTGCGCTTCGTCGACGACGAGCTGCGCCCGATCGAGCGCGAGCTCGGGCTCGACTCCGAAGATGTCTGGCCGCGCGACGTGCTGCGTCGCGTATGGCAACGCTCGGCCGCACTCGGCTTTTACACCGCGAGCCTGCCCGTTCAGATCGGCGGCCAGGGGCTGTCGATCGCTGAAGTGTGTGCACTGAAGGCGGACCTGGCCGCGTGCGGCGCGGCGCTTGCGCCGCACGTGCTCGGCGAACTCGGCGGGCCGCCGCGCGTCGGCAACATGCTGAAGCACGCGACGCCCGCGCAGCTCGAACGCTATTTCAAGCCGGTGATGCGCGGCGAGAAATCGACCTGCTTCGCGCTGACCGAGCCGCACTCGGGTTCGGACGCACTGAGCATCCGCACCACGGCGGTCGAGGACGGCGATTCGCTCGTCATCAAAGGCACGAAGCACTACATCAGCGGCGCGCCGTTCGCCGATTTCGCGATCGTGATGTGCGTGACCGACGCGGCCGCGACGCCGCCGCAGATCACGGCGGTGCTCGTCGATCTCGACCTGCCGGGCGTCACCGTCGAGCACGAATACGTGCCGATGTCGGGCCAGCACATCGACGCCGACATCCGCTTCGACAACGTGCGCGTGCCGCGCGAGAACGTGTTCGGCGGTATTGGCAACGGCTTCAAGCTCGGCATGTCGCGGATCAACGTGAACCGGCTGCTGCATTGCCCGACGATGCTCGGCCTCGCGATGTCGGCCTACCGTGCGTCGCTCGACTACGCGCGCACGCGCCGGCAGTTCGGCGGCCCGATCGCGCGCTTCCAGGCGATCCAGCACATGCTCGCCGACATGGCCGCCGCGCTGTGGGCGTGTGAAAGCATGATCGCGCACACCGCCGCGCTCGCCGACGCGGGCGCCGACCTGCGCATGGCTGCTGCTGCGTGCAAGCTGTTTGTTTCGGAGCGCTGCTTCGAGGTCGCGGACAAGGCCGTGCAGATTCACGGCAACGTCGGCGTGACACGCGGCCATCCGGTCGAGCAGACCTTCCGCAAGCTGCGGATGTTCCGGATCCTGACTGGCACGAGCGAGATCCAGCGCAACACGATCGCGAAGGCGATTCTCGAACCGGCCGGCGCGGGGCGCGACGCATGA
- a CDS encoding YbfB/YjiJ family MFS transporter: MPTAPQPERAGPSRPDAGATEPDRMAAWRLAICLSLGSAIALGLARFSYALLLPPMKADLGWTFAQAGALNTANAAGYLIGALAFPLLSRRWRAGTLLAAGCALTALLMAACGFTSDMHALLVQRLATGVGSALIFISGGVLAARLASASPRDAGLLLGLYYGGTGWGIVASSLLVPATLAHGVHGWQPAWFALAFACVLFSAVAVSAAHRIERAHAAPAAPRDGAASAVTASPARFALALIGYGLFGVGYIGYMTFIVALLRGAGMSGTVVAAFYVMLGVATVVSARLWSGLLDRMRGGQALAVLNALLGIATLMPAMFVHPAAAFASGVLFGATFLSAVASTTAFVRHNLPPDGWAKGISAFTTVFAFGQIAGPVAIGWVSDSAGLARGLVYSALTLFAGAALAAGQRALRASA; encoded by the coding sequence ATGCCCACAGCGCCGCAACCGGAGCGTGCCGGCCCATCGCGGCCGGACGCCGGCGCAACCGAACCCGACCGTATGGCCGCGTGGCGGCTCGCGATCTGCCTGTCGCTCGGCAGCGCGATCGCGCTCGGCCTCGCGCGCTTTTCGTATGCACTGCTGCTGCCGCCGATGAAGGCCGATCTCGGCTGGACATTCGCGCAGGCCGGCGCGCTGAACACGGCGAACGCAGCCGGTTACCTGATCGGCGCGCTCGCGTTTCCATTGCTGTCGCGGCGCTGGCGCGCGGGCACGCTGCTCGCGGCCGGCTGCGCGCTCACTGCGTTGCTGATGGCCGCGTGCGGGTTCACGTCGGACATGCACGCGTTGCTCGTGCAGCGGCTCGCGACCGGCGTCGGCAGCGCGCTGATCTTCATCAGCGGCGGCGTGCTGGCCGCGCGGCTCGCGTCGGCGTCGCCGCGTGATGCGGGGCTGCTGCTCGGCCTTTATTACGGCGGTACGGGATGGGGCATCGTCGCGTCGTCGCTGCTCGTGCCGGCGACGCTCGCGCATGGAGTGCACGGCTGGCAGCCCGCGTGGTTCGCGCTCGCGTTCGCGTGCGTGCTGTTCTCGGCGGTGGCCGTGTCGGCCGCGCATCGCATCGAGCGCGCGCATGCGGCACCGGCCGCGCCGCGCGACGGCGCGGCATCGGCCGTCACCGCGAGCCCGGCCCGCTTTGCGCTCGCGCTGATCGGCTACGGCCTGTTCGGCGTCGGCTATATCGGCTACATGACGTTCATCGTCGCGCTGCTGCGCGGCGCGGGGATGAGCGGTACGGTGGTTGCCGCGTTCTACGTGATGCTCGGCGTCGCGACCGTCGTATCGGCGCGGCTGTGGTCGGGGCTGCTCGACCGGATGCGCGGCGGCCAGGCGCTGGCCGTGCTCAACGCGCTGCTCGGCATCGCCACGCTGATGCCCGCGATGTTCGTGCATCCGGCCGCCGCGTTCGCATCGGGCGTGCTGTTCGGCGCGACGTTCCTGTCGGCGGTTGCATCGACGACGGCCTTCGTGCGGCACAACCTGCCGCCCGACGGCTGGGCGAAAGGCATCAGCGCGTTCACGACGGTCTTCGCGTTCGGCCAGATTGCCGGGCCTGTCGCGATCGGCTGGGTGTCGGACAGCGCGGGGCTCGCGCGCGGGCTCGTGTATTCGGCGCTGACGCTGTTCGCGGGCGCCGCGCTCGCGGCCGGGCAGCGCGCGTTGCGGGCGTCCGCGTAG
- a CDS encoding AMP-binding protein, protein MSFAYFLRRAARYWGGQPAVLHRDRAVTYRQLDERSTRLANALRGLGFAPGARIAVQARNCIELVEIECALYKAGLVKAALNPRFTAAEAADVVGNCTPVAFIGGRGYTHYTPDSPGFMSVERFVSLDGCVDGYLDYETLLAQGSDTMPDYVPTADDLAVLHFSSGSTGRIKAAMQSYGNRIASLRKIVLGMDRPAQPGDRLALIGPITHASGMLMQPYLFCGATLVLFDAFEPAHFLAEVARLRITHAFMVPAMINMVLNEPDLAHADLRSLKVLGYGAAPMAPARIEEAWSRIGPVLSQGYGASESTSGVTRLGIADHAHALLSDHARLASCGRALGETEVRVVDANGREVEGDQIGEIVIRGADVFQGYWNAPELTREVLIDGWLHTGDLARTDDEGFIYLVDRKNDMIISGGFNVYPTEVEATLYRHADVLEACVVGVPDEKWGEAVKAVVVLKPGRDAQAADLVAHCRALLADYKLPRAVDFVAELPKNASGKIARKLVREQYWHGVARRVN, encoded by the coding sequence TTGAGCTTCGCCTACTTTCTGCGGCGCGCGGCCCGCTACTGGGGCGGCCAGCCCGCCGTGCTGCATCGCGACCGCGCCGTCACCTATCGACAACTCGATGAGCGTTCGACACGGCTCGCGAATGCGCTGCGCGGGCTGGGCTTCGCGCCCGGCGCACGGATCGCCGTGCAGGCGCGCAACTGCATCGAGCTCGTCGAGATCGAGTGCGCGCTCTACAAGGCCGGCCTCGTGAAGGCCGCGCTGAACCCGCGCTTCACCGCGGCCGAGGCGGCCGACGTCGTCGGCAACTGCACGCCCGTCGCGTTCATTGGCGGCCGCGGCTATACGCATTACACGCCCGACTCGCCGGGCTTCATGTCGGTCGAGCGCTTCGTATCGCTCGACGGCTGCGTAGATGGCTACCTCGATTACGAAACGCTGCTCGCGCAGGGCAGCGACACGATGCCCGACTACGTGCCGACAGCCGACGATCTCGCGGTCCTGCATTTCTCGTCGGGCTCGACGGGCCGGATCAAGGCCGCGATGCAGAGCTACGGCAACCGGATCGCGTCGCTGCGCAAGATCGTGCTGGGGATGGACCGTCCCGCGCAGCCCGGCGACCGGCTCGCGCTGATCGGACCGATCACGCACGCGTCGGGGATGCTGATGCAGCCCTACCTGTTCTGCGGCGCGACGCTCGTGTTGTTCGACGCGTTCGAGCCTGCACACTTCCTGGCCGAAGTGGCGCGGCTGCGGATCACGCACGCGTTCATGGTGCCGGCGATGATCAACATGGTGCTGAACGAGCCGGATCTCGCGCACGCCGACCTGCGCAGCCTGAAGGTGCTGGGCTACGGCGCGGCGCCGATGGCGCCGGCGCGCATCGAGGAGGCGTGGTCGCGCATCGGCCCGGTGCTGTCGCAAGGCTATGGCGCCAGCGAGTCGACGTCTGGCGTCACGCGTCTGGGCATCGCCGATCACGCGCACGCGCTGCTGTCCGATCATGCGCGACTCGCGTCGTGCGGCCGGGCGCTCGGCGAGACGGAGGTGCGCGTGGTCGACGCGAATGGGCGCGAAGTCGAAGGCGACCAGATCGGCGAGATCGTGATTCGCGGCGCTGACGTGTTCCAGGGCTACTGGAACGCGCCGGAGTTGACGCGTGAGGTACTGATCGACGGCTGGCTGCATACGGGCGATCTCGCGCGCACCGATGACGAAGGCTTCATCTACCTCGTCGACCGCAAGAACGACATGATCATTTCGGGCGGCTTCAACGTGTACCCGACGGAAGTCGAGGCGACGCTGTATCGGCATGCGGACGTGCTCGAGGCATGCGTCGTCGGCGTGCCCGATGAAAAGTGGGGCGAGGCCGTGAAGGCTGTCGTGGTGCTGAAGCCCGGCCGCGACGCGCAGGCTGCCGATCTCGTCGCGCATTGCCGCGCGCTGCTCGCCGACTACAAGCTGCCGCGCGCCGTCGATTTCGTCGCGGAGCTGCCGAAGAACGCCAGCGGCAAGATCGCCCGCAAGCTCGTACGCGAGCAGTACTGGCACGGCGTCGCGCGTCGCGTCAACTGA
- a CDS encoding RBBP9/YdeN family alpha/beta hydrolase, with protein sequence MEQTIVIVPGIGNSGADHWQSHWEATLPGATRMIPASWDAPDLADWIAALDEAVAKAATPPLVICHSLGCLLFAHWHAASTRSLRGAFLVAVPDPGGPHFPVAAKAFANLPAGDFDGLPVLAIASSDDPYDPSGRGVAWATEYGATPLLLGARGHLNADAGLGEWREGGALLTAFTAGLGG encoded by the coding sequence ATGGAACAAACGATTGTCATCGTGCCGGGCATCGGCAACTCGGGAGCGGATCATTGGCAGAGTCATTGGGAGGCGACGCTTCCCGGCGCCACGCGCATGATCCCGGCTTCATGGGACGCGCCCGACCTGGCCGACTGGATTGCGGCGCTGGACGAGGCCGTCGCGAAAGCCGCGACGCCGCCGCTGGTGATTTGTCATTCGCTCGGTTGCCTGTTGTTCGCGCATTGGCATGCCGCTTCGACGCGCAGCTTGCGCGGTGCGTTTCTCGTCGCGGTGCCCGATCCGGGCGGCCCGCATTTCCCCGTCGCCGCAAAGGCATTCGCGAATTTGCCGGCCGGTGATTTCGACGGCCTGCCGGTCCTGGCGATCGCCAGTTCGGATGACCCGTACGACCCGTCGGGGCGTGGGGTTGCGTGGGCAACAGAGTACGGCGCGACGCCGCTTCTGCTCGGCGCGCGTGGCCATCTGAACGCGGACGCGGGGTTGGGGGAGTGGCGCGAAGGCGGTGCATTGCTCACGGCCTTTACTGCAGGATTGGGCGGATAG